Proteins encoded in a region of the Diospyros lotus cultivar Yz01 chromosome 9, ASM1463336v1, whole genome shotgun sequence genome:
- the LOC127809130 gene encoding zinc-finger homeodomain protein 4-like isoform X1 — protein sequence MELPDHQQGEIPIPINSSYGGHMIHHDPAPHTHIPSNGPMATALGDSQEHVPYKKMVRYRECLKNHAAAMGGNATDGCGEFMPSGEEGTIEALTCSACSCHRNFHRKEVEGEPSNSFDCFPSPYLNRVSRKMILGHTHKSILAPEALGYPTPGAGLIPSRGHHQLILSYNNLGLVPSESDEQEDGGGGGGGGGGGGFVARPPQLVKKRFRTKFTQEQKEKMLSFAEKVGWRIQKQEEAVVQQFCQEIGVKRRVLKVWMHNNKHNLAKKNLSIAPNPI from the coding sequence atggaACTCCCAGATCATCAACAGGGAGAGATCCCAATTCCAATCAACAGCTCGTATGGTGGCCACATGATCCATCACGATCCTGCACCCCACACCCATATTCCTTCAAATGGCCCCATGGCCACAGCCCTAGGTGACAGCCAGGAGCATGTGCCCTACAAGAAAATGGTGAGGTACAGAGAGTGCCTGAAAAACCATGCAGCAGCCATGGGTGGAAATGCCACAGACGGGTGTGGAGAGTTCATGCCCAGTGGAGAAGAAGGCACCATCGAAGCCCTCACCTGCTCTGCCTGCAGCTGCCACAGAAACTTCCACAGAAAAGAAGTAGAAGGTGAGCCCTCTAATTCCTTCGACTGTTTCCCATCCCCATATCTCAACAGGGTCAGCAGAAAAATGATTTTGGGGCATACCCACAAAAGTATTTTAGCCCCAGAAGCTCTGGGGTACCCCACACCTGGGGCTGGCCTTATCCCCTCAAGAGGGCACCACCAGCTGATATTGTCCtataataatttgggcttagtACCTTCAGAATCTGATGAGCAGGaagatggtggtggtggtggtggtggtggtggtggtggtgggttTGTAGCCAGGCCCCCTCAGCTGGTCAAGAAGAGGTTCAGGACAAAGTTCACCCAGGAacagaaagagaaaatgctGAGCTTTGCTGAGAAAGTTGGGTGGAGAATCCAGAAGCAAGAGGAAGCTGTGGTGCAACAGTTCTGCCAAGAGATTGGAGTCAAGAGAAGAGTCCTCAAGGTTTGGATGCACAATAACAAGCACAATCTAGCCAAGAAAAACCTCTCCATTGCCCCAAATCCTATCTAG
- the LOC127809130 gene encoding zinc-finger homeodomain protein 4-like isoform X2 has translation MELPDHQQGEIPIPINSSYGGHMIHHDPAPHTHIPSNGPMATALGDSQEHVPYKKMVRYRECLKNHAAAMGGNATDGCGEFMPSGEEGTIEALTCSACSCHRNFHRKEVEESDEQEDGGGGGGGGGGGGFVARPPQLVKKRFRTKFTQEQKEKMLSFAEKVGWRIQKQEEAVVQQFCQEIGVKRRVLKVWMHNNKHNLAKKNLSIAPNPI, from the exons atggaACTCCCAGATCATCAACAGGGAGAGATCCCAATTCCAATCAACAGCTCGTATGGTGGCCACATGATCCATCACGATCCTGCACCCCACACCCATATTCCTTCAAATGGCCCCATGGCCACAGCCCTAGGTGACAGCCAGGAGCATGTGCCCTACAAGAAAATGGTGAGGTACAGAGAGTGCCTGAAAAACCATGCAGCAGCCATGGGTGGAAATGCCACAGACGGGTGTGGAGAGTTCATGCCCAGTGGAGAAGAAGGCACCATCGAAGCCCTCACCTGCTCTGCCTGCAGCTGCCACAGAAACTTCCACAGAAAAGAAGTAGAAG AATCTGATGAGCAGGaagatggtggtggtggtggtggtggtggtggtggtggtgggttTGTAGCCAGGCCCCCTCAGCTGGTCAAGAAGAGGTTCAGGACAAAGTTCACCCAGGAacagaaagagaaaatgctGAGCTTTGCTGAGAAAGTTGGGTGGAGAATCCAGAAGCAAGAGGAAGCTGTGGTGCAACAGTTCTGCCAAGAGATTGGAGTCAAGAGAAGAGTCCTCAAGGTTTGGATGCACAATAACAAGCACAATCTAGCCAAGAAAAACCTCTCCATTGCCCCAAATCCTATCTAG